A region of the Roseiflexus sp. RS-1 genome:
CATGGCGCATCGATGTCGTTGCGATTGCCGTCGCATCGCAGGGGCGGGTGGCGATTGACCATATTCTCGCGGCTGTTGAAGAGACATGAACCGCCGTCACCCGTTCGATGGCGACGCTACACCGGAAACGATTCGGGAGTATCGTATGGCATTCATTCATCCAACCGCCGACGTATCGCCGCAGGCGGAGATTGGCGAGGGAACGCGCGTCTGGCATGGCGCGCAGATTCGTGAACGCGCCAGGCTGGGCAAGGGGTGCATCGTCGGCAAGAATGTCTATATCGATTTCGAGGTGGTCATCGGCGATCACGTCAAAATTCAGAACAACTCCTCGCTCTACCACGGTCTCACTGTTGAAGATGGAGTTTTTATCGGTCCCCACGTTGTGATCACCAATGATCGCATCCCGCGCGCCATCAATCCAGACGGGTCGCTCAAAGGCGCCGCAGATTGGGTGGTGGGGCGAACGCTCATCCGGCGTGGCGCCTCGATCGGAGCAGGGGCGATCATCGTCACCGGGGTGACTGTCGGGGAGTGGGCATTGTGCGGCGCTGGCGCGGTCGTCACGCGCGATGTGCCCGCCCATGCTATCGTCGCTGGCAACCCGGCGCGTGTGATAGGATATATAAGCGCGGGCGGCGTTCGCTGCGCCACGCAGGAAGAAGCCATCGAACGCACGGCGCAGGAGCGGTGAACGCTGAGGTTCGCCAGCGGCAGCCGTGCGGGGAAAGGGAGACTCACGTGGAACATAAACGAGTCAGTGATGTGATGCACTACGGCGTCATTTCGTGTCGGGTCGAAACGCCGGTCGAGGAAGCCATCGAACTGATGCAGAAGCATCGCATCCACGCGCTGGTCGTGGTCGATGGTCCTGGTTACCTGGCTGGCATCGTGTCGCAGACCGACCTGTTGCGCGCGTGGAAGGAGGGGTCATCGTTTGAGAACGTGATGCGCGGTCCGGTCGGCGAAATTATGACCCGGAGCGTGATCACCTGTATGCCGGAAATGGAACTTGAGCGCGCTATTCAGCTGCTCAACCGCAACCATATCCACCGGCTTGTGGTGGTCGAAGAGCGGA
Encoded here:
- a CDS encoding CBS domain-containing protein; this encodes MEHKRVSDVMHYGVISCRVETPVEEAIELMQKHRIHALVVVDGPGYLAGIVSQTDLLRAWKEGSSFENVMRGPVGEIMTRSVITCMPEMELERAIQLLNRNHIHRLVVVEERNDGRFWPVGILSMTDIVRALETMQVP
- a CDS encoding acyltransferase gives rise to the protein MNRRHPFDGDATPETIREYRMAFIHPTADVSPQAEIGEGTRVWHGAQIRERARLGKGCIVGKNVYIDFEVVIGDHVKIQNNSSLYHGLTVEDGVFIGPHVVITNDRIPRAINPDGSLKGAADWVVGRTLIRRGASIGAGAIIVTGVTVGEWALCGAGAVVTRDVPAHAIVAGNPARVIGYISAGGVRCATQEEAIERTAQER